A single region of the Pseudomonas mandelii genome encodes:
- the emhC gene encoding efflux RND transporter outer membrane subunit EmhC gives MSKSLLSIAVAAFVLSGCSLIPDYQQPEAPVAGQYPQGPAYSSALAPNQAAAEQGWKQFFHDPALQQLIQVSLENNRDLRVAALNIDAFAAQYRIQRADLFPAVSANGTGSRQRLPADASQTGQAGISSSYSATVGISAYELDLFGRVRSLSEEALQKYFATEEGRRSTQISLVASVANAYLTWQADKELLKLTQDTLGAFEESYKLTARSNEVGVASALDLAQSRTSVENARAQLAKYTRQVAQDENSLVLLLGTGIPANLREAKPLSDNLLSDVPPGLPSDLLQRRPDILQAEYNLKAANANIGAARAAFFPSISLTANAGTLSPDLSGLFKGGSGTWLFSPQINLPIFNAGSLRASLDYSKIQKDIGVANYEKSIQTAFQEVADGLAARQTYTDQLQAQRDFVTANQDYYRLAERRYRIGVDSNLTFLDAQRQLFSAQQVLITDRLAQLISAVNLYKALGGGWNEQTAKVEPLKEEAPKMKLF, from the coding sequence ATGAGCAAGTCGCTACTCTCCATCGCCGTTGCCGCCTTCGTGCTGAGCGGCTGCTCGCTGATTCCCGACTATCAGCAACCTGAGGCACCAGTGGCGGGCCAATACCCGCAAGGTCCGGCGTACTCGTCGGCCCTGGCGCCGAATCAGGCGGCTGCGGAACAGGGCTGGAAGCAGTTTTTCCATGACCCGGCACTGCAACAGCTGATTCAGGTGTCGCTGGAAAACAACCGTGACCTGCGTGTTGCGGCCCTGAACATCGACGCGTTCGCGGCTCAATACCGCATCCAGCGCGCCGATCTGTTCCCGGCCGTTTCGGCCAATGGCACCGGCAGCCGTCAGCGTCTTCCGGCTGACGCGTCGCAGACCGGTCAAGCGGGCATCAGCAGTTCCTACTCCGCTACGGTCGGTATCAGTGCTTATGAACTCGACCTGTTCGGTCGGGTTCGCAGCCTCAGCGAAGAAGCCCTTCAGAAGTACTTCGCGACAGAAGAAGGCCGTCGCAGCACGCAGATCAGTCTGGTGGCCAGCGTGGCCAATGCCTACCTGACCTGGCAGGCCGACAAGGAACTGCTGAAACTCACCCAGGACACCCTCGGTGCGTTCGAGGAGAGCTACAAGCTCACCGCGCGCAGCAACGAAGTCGGTGTGGCCTCGGCCCTGGACCTGGCCCAGTCGCGTACCTCGGTGGAAAACGCCCGGGCGCAACTGGCCAAGTACACCCGTCAGGTGGCGCAGGACGAAAACAGCCTGGTGCTGCTGCTCGGCACCGGCATCCCGGCCAATCTGCGAGAAGCCAAACCGCTATCTGACAACCTGCTGAGCGACGTACCGCCCGGTCTGCCATCGGACTTGCTGCAACGTCGTCCGGATATTCTCCAGGCCGAGTACAACCTGAAAGCTGCCAACGCCAACATCGGCGCGGCACGGGCGGCGTTCTTCCCGAGCATCAGCCTGACGGCCAATGCCGGGACCCTGAGCCCGGACTTGTCCGGTCTGTTCAAGGGCGGCTCGGGCACCTGGTTGTTCTCGCCGCAGATCAACCTGCCGATCTTCAATGCCGGCAGCCTGCGCGCCAGCCTGGATTACTCGAAAATCCAGAAAGACATCGGCGTGGCGAACTACGAGAAGTCCATTCAAACGGCCTTCCAGGAAGTCGCCGACGGCCTGGCCGCCCGCCAGACCTACACCGATCAGTTGCAGGCGCAGCGTGATTTCGTCACCGCCAACCAGGACTACTACCGTCTGGCCGAGCGTCGCTACCGTATCGGTGTCGACAGCAACCTGACCTTCCTCGACGCCCAGCGTCAGTTGTTCAGCGCCCAGCAGGTGCTGATCACTGATCGTCTGGCGCAGCTGATCAGTGCGGTCAATCTGTACAAGGCACTGGGTGGTGGCTGGAACGAGCAGACGGCGAAAGTCGAACCGCTGAAAGAAGAAGCGCCGAAGATGAAGTTGTTCTGA
- a CDS encoding OprD family porin — protein MTPSTTPYYFPSLIAIALACAALPAMAEESGFVEGAKVNLNLRNFYINRNFTNPTKAQGKAEEWTQSFILDAKSGFTQGTVGFGMDVLGLYSVKLDGGKGTGGTQLLPLDHDGRPADSFGRTNVAFKARLSQTEIKVGEWMPVLPILRSDDGRSLPQTFRGGQITSKEIAGLTFYGGQFRANSPRDDSSMSDMSMTGKPTFTSDRFNFQGGEYAFNDKRTQIGLWNAELKDIYSQQYVNLTHSQPIGDWTLGANLGFFYGKEDGSARAGDLDNKTWSGLFSAKYGGHTFYVGLQKLTGDSAWMRVNGTSGGTLANDSYNASYDNAKEKSWQVRHDYNFVALGIPGLTLMNRYISGDNVHTGTITDGKEWGRESELGYTVQSGALKDLNVKWRNSTIRRDFSNNEFDENRLIVSYPISLL, from the coding sequence ATGACGCCTTCCACCACGCCGTACTACTTCCCAAGCCTGATAGCCATCGCCCTGGCCTGCGCGGCCCTGCCTGCCATGGCCGAGGAGTCGGGTTTTGTCGAAGGTGCCAAGGTCAACCTGAACCTGCGCAATTTCTACATCAACCGCAACTTCACCAACCCGACCAAAGCCCAGGGCAAGGCTGAAGAATGGACACAAAGTTTCATTCTCGACGCCAAATCCGGCTTCACCCAAGGCACCGTCGGCTTCGGCATGGATGTGCTGGGCTTGTATTCGGTGAAGCTCGACGGCGGCAAAGGCACGGGCGGGACTCAGTTGCTGCCGCTGGATCACGACGGTCGCCCGGCGGACAGCTTTGGTCGCACCAACGTGGCGTTCAAGGCCAGGTTGTCGCAGACCGAAATCAAGGTCGGTGAATGGATGCCGGTGCTGCCGATCCTGCGCTCGGACGACGGTCGCTCCCTGCCGCAAACCTTTCGTGGCGGCCAGATCACCTCGAAAGAAATCGCCGGCCTGACGTTCTACGGCGGCCAGTTCCGCGCCAACAGCCCCCGTGACGACAGCAGCATGAGCGATATGTCGATGACCGGAAAACCGACCTTCACCTCAGACCGCTTCAACTTCCAGGGCGGCGAATACGCCTTCAACGACAAGCGCACCCAGATCGGCCTGTGGAACGCCGAACTCAAGGACATCTACAGCCAGCAATACGTGAACCTGACTCACAGCCAGCCCATCGGCGACTGGACCCTCGGCGCCAACCTGGGTTTCTTCTATGGCAAGGAAGACGGCAGCGCCCGGGCCGGCGATCTGGACAACAAGACCTGGTCAGGCCTGTTCTCGGCCAAATACGGCGGCCACACCTTCTATGTCGGCCTGCAAAAACTCACCGGCGACAGCGCCTGGATGCGGGTCAATGGCACCAGCGGCGGCACCCTGGCCAACGACAGTTACAACGCCAGTTATGACAATGCGAAAGAAAAATCCTGGCAGGTACGGCATGACTACAACTTCGTCGCCCTTGGCATTCCCGGCCTGACCCTGATGAACCGCTACATCAGCGGCGACAACGTGCACACCGGCACAATCACCGACGGCAAGGAATGGGGCCGCGAAAGCGAATTGGGCTACACCGTGCAAAGCGGCGCGCTCAAAGATCTCAACGTCAAATGGCGCAACTCGACCATTCGTCGGGACTTCAGCAACAACGAGTTCGATGAGAACCGGTTGATCGTCAGCTATCCGATCAGTTTGTTGTAA
- a CDS encoding NAD(P)/FAD-dependent oxidoreductase: protein MSKRIVIVGGGVGGTMLANQLASKLYPEILRGEVSIALLSNSPDHFYKPAFMYVAFNLFFEEELKRPERSLLRPEIEFHVDEVVRFDFNRQHLQTRSGKRYGYDFLVIATGCVPAPERIEGLKEAGDHFYQFAPARQLAQKLSTIEKGRIFITVSFPKTPNVPHQCGIAPVETTLMLDDFLRRRGVRDQVEIVYTYPTTAQLLRNCLFLQRPTGEILPGIFERKNIRFQRGFTLKRVDPDKKVAYSEEGDEQPFDILMATPPIRAVDAVLESGASQAPNDEGWLPTHHETLQVYGLENVYVIGDTVDLPVSKAGGACHNQAPVIANNIAAEIRLGTPIAVYDGRVQAVAQMGLDAGMPLWYDYQHDVRPTPATKLGGLLRNGFNRGLYWAVARAML from the coding sequence ATGAGCAAGCGAATAGTTATCGTCGGTGGCGGCGTTGGTGGAACCATGCTGGCCAATCAACTGGCCAGCAAGCTGTATCCGGAAATCCTGCGCGGCGAAGTCTCGATTGCACTGCTGTCCAATTCCCCCGATCACTTCTATAAACCTGCGTTCATGTACGTGGCGTTCAACCTGTTCTTTGAAGAAGAACTCAAGCGCCCGGAACGTTCACTGTTGCGCCCGGAAATCGAGTTCCATGTCGATGAAGTCGTGCGTTTCGATTTCAACCGACAACACCTGCAAACCCGCAGCGGCAAGCGTTACGGCTATGACTTTTTAGTCATCGCCACCGGATGTGTGCCGGCCCCGGAACGTATCGAAGGCTTGAAAGAAGCCGGCGATCATTTCTATCAGTTCGCGCCCGCCAGGCAACTGGCGCAAAAACTGAGCACGATCGAAAAAGGCCGCATCTTCATTACCGTGTCCTTCCCGAAAACACCCAATGTCCCGCATCAATGCGGTATCGCGCCCGTCGAAACCACATTGATGCTCGATGATTTCTTGCGGCGTCGTGGGGTGAGAGACCAGGTGGAAATCGTCTACACCTACCCGACCACGGCTCAACTACTGCGCAACTGCCTGTTCCTGCAACGCCCGACCGGGGAAATTCTGCCGGGTATCTTTGAACGGAAAAATATTCGCTTTCAACGCGGCTTCACGCTCAAACGAGTCGATCCGGATAAAAAAGTCGCGTACTCCGAGGAAGGTGACGAGCAACCCTTCGACATTCTGATGGCGACACCACCGATCAGGGCCGTGGACGCTGTGCTCGAGTCCGGCGCCTCACAAGCGCCCAACGACGAAGGCTGGCTGCCGACCCACCATGAAACGTTGCAGGTCTACGGCCTGGAAAACGTCTACGTCATCGGTGATACCGTCGACTTGCCTGTCAGCAAAGCCGGCGGGGCATGCCATAACCAGGCGCCGGTGATCGCCAACAACATCGCTGCCGAAATTCGTCTGGGCACCCCCATCGCCGTCTACGACGGACGTGTTCAGGCCGTGGCACAAATGGGCCTGGATGCCGGCATGCCGCTTTGGTACGACTACCAGCACGATGTCCGGCCCACCCCGGCCACCAAGCTCGGCGGGTTGCTCAGAAACGGATTCAACCGTGGACTGTACTGGGCGGTTGCCCGCGCAATGCTTTGA
- a CDS encoding DUF1641 domain-containing protein, which produces MSVSNESITPLISPGSDALMEKLKPLIDGGRLDNLVDLLSLISDLVDLLDPAMVEKLARLFEGATEATWSVSNAVRMAKADSTANEQPPGFYQLLKLLREPDTRRGVGFALKTLNVIGRQL; this is translated from the coding sequence ATGAGCGTCTCAAATGAATCAATCACCCCCCTCATCAGCCCTGGATCAGACGCGCTGATGGAAAAGCTCAAACCCTTGATTGACGGCGGTCGACTGGACAACCTGGTGGACCTGCTTTCACTGATCAGCGACCTCGTCGATCTACTGGACCCGGCCATGGTGGAGAAACTGGCGCGGCTGTTCGAAGGCGCGACCGAGGCAACCTGGAGCGTCAGCAATGCCGTGCGCATGGCAAAAGCCGATAGCACAGCAAACGAGCAGCCCCCTGGCTTTTACCAGCTACTGAAATTATTGCGCGAACCCGACACGCGAAGAGGGGTGGGGTTTGCACTCAAAACCCTCAACGTCATTGGAAGACAACTTTGA
- a CDS encoding methyltransferase domain-containing protein, producing the protein MSTKLQRARTADWDATAYQQFSRLRQRPVNELIDRVDIKNPRRIYDLGCGTGIATQVLAKRWPRAHLMGIDSSEQMLQEARGLPIKALWKQCDLQNWQPEQPADLLFAAAVLHFIDGHEQLLPRLLGYLNPGGCLAAHMPDWRDAVWYQLVLDTLNDGGSDGKPLGSPQVRERMATRTLLSLENYHRLLAPITRTLDIWETEQLQVVDGKSPIYDWIKVSALRAVMQGLKDDEQARFIYHFMMRVHAHYPREYDGRTLFPFKRIFIVATV; encoded by the coding sequence ATGAGCACCAAACTGCAAAGAGCAAGGACGGCTGACTGGGACGCCACGGCCTACCAGCAATTCTCCCGGCTTCGACAACGACCGGTTAACGAGCTGATCGACCGTGTCGACATTAAAAACCCCAGGCGCATCTACGACCTGGGATGTGGCACAGGCATCGCGACGCAGGTTTTGGCCAAACGCTGGCCCCGCGCACACCTGATGGGCATCGACAGTTCGGAGCAAATGCTTCAGGAGGCCAGAGGCTTGCCGATCAAGGCGCTGTGGAAGCAGTGCGATCTACAGAACTGGCAGCCGGAGCAACCCGCCGACCTGCTCTTTGCCGCCGCCGTGCTGCACTTCATCGACGGTCACGAACAGTTGTTGCCGCGTTTGCTCGGTTATCTCAATCCAGGCGGTTGTCTGGCGGCGCACATGCCCGATTGGCGGGATGCGGTGTGGTATCAGCTGGTGCTCGACACCCTCAACGATGGAGGCTCCGACGGCAAACCGCTCGGCTCCCCGCAAGTGCGCGAGAGGATGGCGACGCGGACGTTATTGTCGCTGGAAAATTACCACCGATTGCTTGCTCCGATTACCCGGACGCTGGACATCTGGGAAACCGAGCAGTTGCAGGTCGTGGACGGCAAGTCGCCGATTTATGACTGGATCAAGGTCTCGGCCTTGCGGGCGGTGATGCAAGGCTTGAAGGATGACGAACAGGCGCGGTTCATTTATCACTTCATGATGCGGGTGCATGCGCATTACCCGCGAGAATACGATGGGCGCACGCTGTTTCCGTTCAAGCGGATCTTCATTGTCGCCACCGTTTGA
- the pcaC gene encoding 4-carboxymuconolactone decarboxylase, producing MDEKQRYDDGLEVRRAVLGDAHVDRSLNALTEFNSEFQEMITRHAWGDIWTRPGLPRHTRSLITIAMLIGMNRNEELKLHLRAAANNGVTRGEIKEVIMQSAIYCGIPAANATFHLAESVWDELGVESRE from the coding sequence GTGGACGAGAAACAACGTTACGACGACGGCCTGGAAGTCCGTCGCGCGGTGCTCGGCGACGCCCATGTCGACCGCAGTCTGAATGCCCTGACCGAGTTCAACTCGGAGTTCCAGGAAATGATCACCCGCCACGCATGGGGCGACATCTGGACCCGGCCGGGCCTGCCACGCCATACCCGCAGCCTGATCACCATCGCCATGCTGATCGGCATGAACCGCAACGAAGAACTCAAACTGCACCTGCGCGCCGCCGCCAACAACGGCGTGACCCGCGGCGAGATCAAGGAAGTGATCATGCAGAGTGCGATCTACTGCGGCATCCCGGCGGCCAATGCGACGTTCCATTTGGCGGAGTCGGTGTGGGATGAGCTTGGGGTTGAATCGCGGGAGTGA
- the pcaD gene encoding 3-oxoadipate enol-lactonase yields the protein MAFVQLAEGELHYQFDGPADAPVLVLSNSLGTDLHMWDAQVAAFSEHFRVLRFDTRGHGKSLVTPGPYSIEQLGHDVLALLDALHIERAHFCGLSMGGLIGQWLGINAGDRLNKLVVCNTAAKIGDPSVWNPRIETVLRDGQAAMVALRDASIARWFTPDFAEANPAAAKRITDMLAATSPEGYAANCAAVRDADFRDQLSEIKVPLLVIAGTEDAVTPPSGGHFIQEHVPGAEYAEFYAAHLSNVQAGAAFSDRVLTFLSAD from the coding sequence GTGGCTTTTGTACAACTCGCCGAGGGCGAACTGCATTACCAATTTGATGGCCCGGCGGATGCACCGGTGCTGGTGCTGTCCAACTCGCTGGGCACCGACCTGCACATGTGGGACGCGCAGGTCGCCGCGTTCTCCGAGCATTTCCGGGTGCTGCGTTTCGACACCCGTGGCCACGGAAAATCGCTGGTCACGCCGGGGCCATACAGCATCGAGCAACTGGGCCACGACGTGCTGGCGCTGCTGGATGCGCTGCACATCGAACGTGCGCATTTCTGCGGCCTGTCCATGGGTGGCTTGATCGGCCAGTGGCTGGGCATCAATGCCGGTGATCGATTGAATAAGTTGGTGGTGTGCAACACCGCCGCGAAAATCGGCGATCCATCGGTGTGGAATCCACGGATCGAAACCGTGCTGCGTGACGGTCAGGCGGCCATGGTCGCCTTGCGCGATGCGTCGATTGCGCGCTGGTTTACCCCCGACTTTGCCGAGGCCAACCCGGCCGCCGCGAAGCGGATTACCGACATGCTCGCGGCCACTTCGCCAGAGGGTTATGCCGCCAACTGCGCCGCCGTGCGCGATGCCGACTTCCGTGATCAGCTGTCCGAAATCAAGGTGCCGCTGCTGGTCATTGCCGGCACCGAAGACGCGGTCACGCCGCCGTCCGGTGGGCACTTTATTCAGGAGCATGTGCCGGGCGCCGAATACGCCGAGTTCTACGCCGCGCACTTGTCCAACGTTCAGGCCGGTGCTGCGTTCAGTGACCGGGTCCTGACGTTTTTGTCAGCTGATTAA
- a CDS encoding 3-carboxy-cis,cis-muconate cycloisomerase — translation MNQRPGNQLFDAYFTARDMREVFCDQGRVQAMLDFEAALARAEARVGLIPLSAVASIAAACQAGHYDFSALGEAIATAGNSAIPLVKALGKQIAANDAEAERYVHLGATSQDVMDTGLVLQLRRALALIESDLAQLGETLATQALRFVATPLAGRTWLQHATPVTLGMKIAGWLGAVTRSRQRLQELKPRLLVLQFGGASGTLAALGEQAMPIAEALAGELQLTLPDQPWHTQRDRLVEFGAVLGLIAGSLGKLGRDISLLMQTEAGEVFEPSAPGKGGSSTMPHKRNPVGAAVLIGAATRVPGLLSTLFSAMPQEHERSLGLWHAEWETLPEICCLVSGSLKQALLVADGLEVDADRMARNLDLTQGLVLAEAVSIVLAQRVGRDTAHHLLERCCKRAVAEQRHLRAVLGEEPQVTAELSALELDRLLDPAHYLGQAHTWVERAVAEHSALTA, via the coding sequence ATGAATCAGCGACCGGGCAATCAATTGTTCGATGCCTATTTCACGGCACGCGATATGCGTGAGGTGTTTTGTGATCAAGGCCGGGTGCAGGCCATGCTTGATTTCGAAGCGGCACTGGCCCGGGCCGAGGCGCGGGTGGGTTTGATTCCGCTGTCGGCTGTCGCCTCGATCGCAGCGGCTTGTCAGGCTGGGCATTACGACTTTTCAGCACTCGGCGAGGCGATTGCCACGGCGGGCAATTCGGCGATTCCGTTGGTCAAGGCGTTGGGTAAACAGATCGCCGCCAACGATGCCGAAGCAGAACGCTACGTGCATCTGGGCGCCACCAGTCAGGACGTAATGGACACGGGCCTGGTGCTGCAACTGCGCCGCGCGCTGGCGCTGATCGAAAGCGATCTGGCGCAACTGGGCGAAACCTTGGCGACCCAGGCGTTACGCTTCGTCGCCACGCCGCTGGCCGGGCGCACCTGGTTGCAGCACGCCACGCCCGTCACCCTCGGCATGAAAATCGCCGGTTGGCTGGGCGCCGTCACTCGCAGCCGCCAACGTCTGCAAGAACTCAAGCCTCGGTTGCTGGTGCTGCAATTTGGCGGCGCCTCCGGAACCCTGGCAGCCCTCGGCGAGCAAGCGATGCCGATTGCCGAAGCCTTGGCCGGTGAGCTGCAACTGACCCTGCCGGACCAACCCTGGCACACCCAGCGAGACCGCTTGGTGGAGTTCGGCGCGGTACTCGGTTTGATCGCCGGCAGCCTCGGCAAACTCGGCCGCGACATCAGTCTGTTGATGCAGACCGAAGCCGGCGAAGTGTTCGAACCGTCGGCACCGGGCAAGGGCGGTTCCTCGACCATGCCGCACAAACGCAACCCGGTGGGCGCCGCGGTGCTGATCGGTGCGGCGACCCGCGTTCCCGGTTTGCTCTCGACCCTGTTCAGCGCCATGCCTCAGGAACACGAGCGCAGCCTGGGCCTGTGGCATGCCGAATGGGAAACCCTGCCGGAGATTTGCTGCCTGGTGTCCGGCAGCCTCAAGCAAGCGCTGCTGGTGGCGGACGGGCTGGAAGTGGACGCCGACCGCATGGCCCGCAACCTCGACCTGACCCAAGGCCTGGTGCTGGCCGAGGCGGTGAGCATCGTCCTCGCCCAACGGGTTGGCCGCGACACTGCGCACCATCTGCTGGAGCGCTGCTGCAAACGTGCAGTGGCCGAGCAACGTCATCTGCGAGCGGTGCTCGGCGAAGAGCCGCAAGTGACCGCCGAGTTGTCGGCCCTGGAACTCGATCGTCTGCTGGACCCCGCCCATTACCTTGGTCAGGCCCATACCTGGGTCGAGCGGGCGGTGGCTGAACATTCTGCGTTGACTGCCTGA
- a CDS encoding MFS family transporter, with translation MTTPTAIPAHYTGEERSKRIFAIVGASSGNLVEWFDFYVYAFCAIYFAPAFFPSDNPTVQLVNTAGVFAAGFLMRPIGGWIFGRVADKHGRKNSMLISILMMCFGSLLIACLPTYKDIGVWAPIMLLFARLLQGLSVGGEYGTTATYMSEVALKGQRGFFASFQYVTLIGGQLLAVSLVVVLQQFLTEDDLRAYGWRIPFVVGAVAALISLFLRRSLKETTSKEMRENKDAGSIRALFRDHKAAFITVLGYTAGGSLIFYTFTTYMQKYLVNTAGMHAKTASYIMTGALFLYMCMQPLFGMLADKIGRRNSMLWFGALGTLCTVPILLSLKSVSSPFLAFVLITVALAIVSFYTSISGLVKAEMFPPEVRALGVGLAYAVANAIFGGSAEYVALSLKAAGIENSFYWYVTVMMAVAFLFSLRLPKQAKYLHHDL, from the coding sequence ATGACAACTCCTACCGCTATTCCAGCGCACTACACCGGCGAAGAGCGCAGCAAACGGATCTTCGCCATTGTCGGCGCCTCGTCCGGCAACCTCGTTGAATGGTTCGACTTCTACGTCTACGCCTTTTGCGCGATCTACTTTGCGCCGGCCTTTTTCCCGTCCGATAACCCGACTGTGCAGCTGGTGAATACCGCCGGCGTGTTTGCGGCCGGGTTCCTGATGCGGCCGATTGGCGGCTGGATTTTCGGCCGTGTCGCGGACAAGCACGGGCGCAAGAATTCGATGCTGATCTCGATTCTGATGATGTGTTTCGGTTCGTTGCTCATCGCCTGCCTGCCGACCTACAAGGACATTGGCGTCTGGGCGCCGATCATGCTGTTGTTCGCCCGTTTGCTGCAGGGCTTGTCGGTGGGCGGTGAGTACGGCACCACCGCAACCTACATGAGCGAAGTCGCCCTCAAGGGCCAGCGCGGGTTCTTCGCCTCGTTCCAGTACGTGACGCTGATTGGCGGGCAGTTGCTGGCGGTGTCGCTGGTGGTGGTCCTGCAACAGTTCCTCACTGAAGATGACCTGCGTGCCTACGGCTGGCGGATCCCGTTTGTGGTCGGCGCCGTGGCTGCATTGATCTCGCTGTTCCTGCGTCGTTCGCTCAAGGAAACCACCAGCAAGGAAATGCGTGAAAACAAGGACGCCGGCAGCATTCGCGCGTTGTTCCGCGACCATAAAGCGGCCTTTATTACCGTGCTCGGTTACACCGCCGGTGGCTCGCTGATTTTCTACACGTTCACCACGTACATGCAGAAGTACCTGGTGAACACCGCCGGCATGCACGCCAAGACCGCCAGTTACATCATGACCGGCGCGCTGTTCCTTTATATGTGCATGCAGCCGCTGTTCGGCATGCTCGCGGACAAGATCGGTCGCCGTAACTCGATGCTGTGGTTCGGTGCATTGGGTACGTTGTGTACTGTGCCGATTCTGCTGAGCCTGAAAAGTGTCAGCAGTCCGTTCCTGGCCTTTGTGCTGATTACCGTGGCGCTGGCGATCGTCAGTTTCTACACCTCCATCAGTGGCCTGGTAAAAGCCGAGATGTTCCCGCCGGAAGTGCGCGCACTCGGTGTCGGCCTGGCGTATGCGGTGGCCAACGCGATCTTCGGTGGTTCGGCGGAATACGTCGCCCTGAGCCTTAAAGCCGCGGGCATTGAAAACTCCTTCTACTGGTACGTGACAGTGATGATGGCGGTGGCGTTCCTGTTCAGCCTGCGCCTGCCGAAACAGGCCAAGTATTTGCACCACGACCTTTGA
- the pcaG gene encoding protocatechuate 3,4-dioxygenase subunit alpha, which produces MTLNATTSHTVGPYYHIGLTWLNREDLTVEQTLGERVAITGQVVDGNGDFVNDAMLEVWQANAAGKYDHPEDDQAKPLDPNFEGFGRVPVDAEGRFRFTTIKPGTVEGLKGSTQAPHLVVLVFARGLVKHLLTRIYFEGEPANVDDPLLECVPAERRGTLLAKQDASGVYQWNVILQGTDAETVFFDY; this is translated from the coding sequence ATGACGCTGAACGCGACCACATCCCACACCGTCGGGCCGTATTACCACATTGGTTTGACCTGGCTGAACCGCGAAGACCTGACGGTCGAACAAACCCTGGGCGAGCGCGTGGCGATCACCGGGCAAGTCGTCGATGGCAATGGCGATTTCGTTAACGACGCGATGCTGGAAGTCTGGCAGGCCAACGCCGCCGGCAAGTACGACCACCCCGAAGACGACCAGGCCAAACCCCTGGACCCGAATTTCGAAGGCTTCGGCCGGGTGCCGGTGGACGCCGAAGGGCGCTTTCGTTTCACCACGATCAAACCCGGAACGGTGGAAGGCCTGAAGGGCTCGACCCAGGCGCCGCACCTGGTGGTGCTGGTGTTCGCTCGCGGGTTGGTGAAGCACTTGCTGACGCGGATTTACTTTGAGGGCGAACCGGCGAACGTCGACGACCCGTTGCTGGAGTGTGTGCCGGCCGAGCGCCGGGGTACGTTGCTGGCGAAGCAGGATGCGTCGGGTGTCTATCAGTGGAATGTGATCCTGCAAGGCACCGATGCCGAGACGGTGTTCTTCGACTACTGA
- the pcaH gene encoding protocatechuate 3,4-dioxygenase subunit beta has product MTDKPGYRRPQEGTQPDYLHPTYQSTNLRAPSKPLVFLPHSLSEITGPTIGAERINEKDNDLTVQHAGEPLGERIIIHGRVLDEDGLPVPGILVEIWQANAAGRYNHARDLHDAPLDPNFTGTGRTVTDADGWYQFQTIKPGAYPWGNHHNAWRPAHIHFSLFGPSILTRLVTQMYFPGDPLLAYDPIYNCVPDTSAKERLIASFDLEKTIPSYALGYRWDIVLRGREATPMEK; this is encoded by the coding sequence ATGACTGACAAGCCTGGTTACCGTCGCCCGCAGGAAGGCACCCAGCCGGACTACCTGCACCCGACTTATCAATCCACCAACCTTCGCGCGCCGTCCAAGCCGTTGGTGTTTTTGCCGCATTCGTTGTCGGAAATTACCGGCCCGACCATCGGCGCCGAGCGTATCAACGAGAAGGACAACGACCTGACGGTGCAGCACGCGGGCGAACCGTTGGGCGAGCGCATCATCATCCACGGCCGCGTGCTGGATGAAGACGGCTTGCCGGTGCCGGGGATTCTGGTGGAGATCTGGCAGGCCAATGCCGCCGGGCGCTACAACCATGCCCGCGACCTGCACGACGCGCCGCTGGACCCGAACTTCACCGGTACCGGTCGCACCGTGACCGACGCCGATGGTTGGTATCAATTCCAGACCATCAAGCCCGGCGCTTACCCGTGGGGCAACCACCACAACGCCTGGCGTCCGGCGCACATTCATTTCTCGCTGTTTGGGCCGAGCATCCTGACGCGGCTGGTCACGCAGATGTATTTCCCCGGCGACCCGCTGCTGGCTTATGACCCGATCTACAACTGCGTACCGGACACCAGCGCCAAAGAGCGTTTGATCGCCAGTTTCGACCTGGAAAAAACCATCCCTTCCTATGCCCTCGGTTATCGCTGGGACATCGTCTTGCGCGGCCGTGAAGCCACGCCGATGGAGAAATAA